A window of Castanea sativa cultivar Marrone di Chiusa Pesio chromosome 1, ASM4071231v1 contains these coding sequences:
- the LOC142625270 gene encoding uncharacterized protein LOC142625270 produces MDTMSRALRQATRSPFSRDIESAPMPSRFALPPFNSYTKKTDPVEHVSHYIQMMSLHSHNDALMCKVFPTSLGPTALRWFNGLKKGSIHSFSELIQEFGVQFMTCSRVPQLVDALLSMKMGAGETLCNYASRYWELYNEIGGGNEKITASTVLMGLLEESGLRESLTLKPPEDMRQLMRRIEEYKRLKDDQLQSKGKEPIISYPRNNDFNPRHRKDLRIQELGPAVGGVNATFKEPGVERSPGTVGEGGAFERVSVETRNQETGQADRLHRNPLPPPLGVIEVIHATPRVVRAPTVKGVLTVVLAEGSTSEQPPGKKPRYSRQPIAFDKDDLEGTTQPHHNALIVTARIRGFIVKRIMIDQGSGADVMYSDLYRGLGLKQGDLSKYDTPLMGFDGHMVIPEGQISLPVIMGGREVMVTFIVVASFSPYTAIFGRPWIHDMGAVPSTLHVKVKFRTDEGIIIIRGDQQAATMNDGE; encoded by the exons ATGGATACCATGAGCCGAGCATTGCGTCAAGCTACTCGGTCTCCGTTTTCTAGAGATATCGAGAGCGCGCCTATGCCGAGCCGATTCGCACTCCCACCGTTCAATTCCTACACGAAGAAGACAGACCCAGTGGAACATGTAAGTCACTATATTCAGATGATGTCCTTACACTCCCATAACGATGcattgatgtgtaaggtttttCCCACGAGCCTTGGCCCTACTGCTTTAAGGTGGTTCAACGGGTTGAAGAAGGGTTCGATCCATAGTTTTTCGGAACTGATTCAGGAGTTCGGAGTGCAGTTCATGACTTGCAGCCGGGTGCCGCAGCTCGTAGACgcgttgctatcaatgaagaTGGGGGCTGGAGAGACCCTTTGCAATTACGCCAGTCGGTACTGGGAGTTGTACAACGAGATTGGCGGGGGTAATGAAAAGATCACTGCGAGCACCGTTCTGATGGGCCTACTCGAAGAATCCGGGCTGAGAGAATCGTTGACCCTAAAGCCTCCCGAGGATATGAGGCAGTTGATGAGGCGTATTGAAGAGTACAAGCGCTTAAAAGATGATCAGCTGCAGTCCAAAGGGAAGGAGCCAATAATCAGTTATCCTCGGAACAACGACTTCAACCCCAGACACAGGAAGGATTTGAGAATTCAAGAGCTCGGCCCTGCGGTTGGGGGAGTCAACGCGACGTTCAAGGAGCCC GGTGTTGAAAGATCACCTGGAACAGTTGGTGAAGGCGGGGCATTTGAAAGAGTTTCTGTGGAGACAAGGAATCAGGAGACCGGACAGGCTGATCGGCTGCATCGAAACCCCCTCCCACCCCCTTTGGGAGTGATAGAGGTCATCCACGCAACACCAAGGGTGGTTAGAGCACCCACAGTAAAAGGGGTGTTGACCGTGGTGTTAGCAGAAGGAAGCACGAGCGAACAACCCCCGGGTAAGAAGCCGAGGTACAGTAGACAACCCATCGCGTTCGACAAAGACGACTTGGAGGGTACTACTCAGCCCCACCACAACGCTTTAATAGTCACGGCCCGAATAAGGGGTTTTATAGTGAAGAGAATAATGATAGATCAAGGGAGTGGCGCAGATGTAATGTACTCGGACCTATACAGGGGGCTCGGCCTGAAACAGGGGGACTTGTCCAAGTATGATACACCTTTAATGGGATTCGACGGGCATATGGTGATTCCAGAAGGGCAGATTTCGCTCCCAGTTATCATGGGAGGCAGGGAGGTAATGGTGACATTCATAGTGGTCGCCTCTTTCTCACCGTACACGGCAATATTCGGAAGGCCGTGGATACATGACATGGGGGCTGTGCCGTCCACCTTGCACGTAAAAGTCAAGTTCCGAACTGATGAAGGGATTATAATAATAAGGGGTGATCAGCAAGCGGCCACTATGAATGATGGGGAATAA
- the LOC142609243 gene encoding uncharacterized protein LOC142609243 isoform X2: MLNSDEELDLTSESPPLASKVAAIFAEEDSLEFVSSMSESAAHEEVSSSISGDKPYEDLQRFQDLALEVCVKMTSEENFSAYQKSIAAVDKELRDPGGAASSSSGDENFASPAPIQTVADLILSKIAEVHRVSQDIKSLRSMPKLPSSTNSSVCACGDDDCIEAWDIQEWLRTSKSECKMCKLGCLLGESGLALSQAYKENDQLHQALKVARLACSIYGSMHQHLEETKFISSMVSKRNEKTRAYSVGAKYDKSSSADDSLTFDLFWAKAWTLVGDVYVEFKYCSSCSSVNCSCPGDRISRCSGASSSGGSSTNDDKPSVAKGRKQGKKSDANSMSSLLGDPAHHHKHGIYKYLGDLSLKDAYQIYSDALSCYEEAIKTLGRLPSGSTELLQDVLKKKGGAYNELGCTWLARNNLTKAEICFAQAMAAFKEVSDHINAIWVNMNLGHGRRLFAEKMSLETAVVQYWESLKCYEAAKSELYFVPRDADLRNKVYEQFANTYLMLGMRLANDITEEVLTSPSERKRREERSKKNLAEDSICMALTLFESLGESFKQQAAYAHFQLGCYYRNCSLKLLEFGHKKRDSSEGVLEQYVSLAKRSWQSALEFYGPQAHPHMYLTILMERWRNHLSPTCAKLSHTCLKDKMYQMKVQRILESRILIFVSNSGDNCKRF, from the exons ATGCTTAATTCTGACGAAGAGCTTGATTTGACATCTGAATCTCCTCCTCTAGCATCCAAAGTTGCAGCTATTTTTGCTGAGGAAGATTCCTTGGAATTTGTTAGTAGTATGTCTGAATCAGCTGCCCATGAAGAGGTCTCCTCTTCAATTTCAGGTGACAAACCTTATGAAGATTTACAAAGATTTCAAGATTTAGCATTAGAAGTTTGTGTGAAGATGACTTCAGAGGAAAATTTTTCTGCTTATCAAAAATCCATAGCAGCGGTTGACAAGGAATTAAGGGATCCAGGAGGAGCCGCATCAAGTTCTAGTGGCGATGAAAACTTTGCATCTCCAGCACCAATTCAAACAGTTGCTGATCTCATTTTGTCTAAGATAGCTGAGGTACATCGTGTCTCTCAGGATATCAAGTCTCTTAGATCAATGCCCAAGTTGCCTTCATCTACTAATTCCTCTGTTTGTGCTTGTGGTGATGATGACTGTATTGAAGCTTGGGACATTCAGGAATGGCTTCGAACATCAAAATCGGAGTGTAAGATGTGTAAACTTGGTTGTTTGCTTGGAGAATCTGGTTTGGCACTCAGTCAAGCTTATAAGGAGAATGACCAGTTACATCAGGCTTTGAAGGTTGCAAGATTGGCATGTTCTATTTACGGATCAATGCATCAGCATCTTGAAGAGACAAAGTTCATTTCCTCAATGGTCagcaaaagaaatgaaaagacaaGAGCATACAGTGTTGGTGCGAAATATGATAAATCCAGCTCTGCTGATGATTCTCTTACTTTTGACCTTTTCTGGGCCAAGGCATGGACACTAGTTGGAGATGTATATGTTGAGTTCAAGTATTGTAGTTCATGTTCCTCTGTAAATTGCAGCTGCCCAGGTGACAGGATAAGCAGGTGTAGTGGTGCAAGTAGTAGTGGTGGAAGCAGTACAAATGATGATAAGCCCTCTGTAGCTAAGGGCAGAAAACAAGGAAAGAAATCAGATGCGAACAGCATGTCCTCACTCTTGGGAGACCCTGCTCATCACCATAAGCATGGGATATATAAGTACCTTGGGGATCTTTCTCTTAAAGATGCATATCAGATTTATTCAGATGCCCTAAGCTGTTATGAAGAAGCTATAAAGACATTGGGGCGACTTCCATCTGGTTCAACAGAATTATTACAAGATGTGCTCAAGAAGAAAGGGGGTGCTTACAACGAACTGGGTTGTACATGGCTTGCAAGAAACAATTTGACTAAAGCTGAAATTTGTTTTGCACAAGCTATGGCAGCATTCAAGGAAGTTTCTGATCACATCAACGCTATATGGGTTAACATGAATTTGGGCCATGGCAGACGATTATTTGCTGAAAAGATGTCATTGGAGACTGCCGTAGTACAATATTGGGAATCACTTAAATGTTACGAAGCAGCAAAGTCGGAACTTTATTTTGTGCCCAGAGATGCTGACTTGAGGAATAAGGTGTATGAACAATTTGCTAACACATATCTAATGCTTGGCATGAGATTGGCTAATGATATAACAGAAGAAGTTTTAACCAGTCCtagtgaaagaaaaagaagggaagAACGAAGCAAAAAGAATTTAGCCGAGGATTCTATATGTATGGCGTTGACATTGTTTGAATCGTTAGGTGAATCCTTCAAGCAGCAGGCTGCCTATGCTCATTTTCAGCTGGGTTGCTACTATAGGAATTGCTCTTTGAAGCTTCTGGAGTTCGGCCATAAGAAACGGGACTCATCTGAAGGTGTTTTAGAGCAATATGTTTCCTTGGCCAAGAGAAGCTGGCAGAGTGCCTTGGAGTTTTATGGCCCACAAGCACATCCCCACATGTATCTGACCATACTCATGGAGAG aTGGAGGAATCATCTCTCTCCTACATGCGCGAAGCTCTCTCATACATGCTTGAAGGACAAAATGTATCAGATGAAGGTTCAGAGAATTTTAGAATCCAGAATCCTGATTTTCGTATCAAATTCTGGAGACAATTGCAAGAGATTTTGA
- the LOC142609243 gene encoding uncharacterized protein LOC142609243 isoform X1 has translation MLNSDEELDLTSESPPLASKVAAIFAEEDSLEFVSSMSESAAHEEVSSSISGDKPYEDLQRFQDLALEVCVKMTSEENFSAYQKSIAAVDKELRDPGGAASSSSGDENFASPAPIQTVADLILSKIAEVHRVSQDIKSLRSMPKLPSSTNSSVCACGDDDCIEAWDIQEWLRTSKSECKMCKLGCLLGESGLALSQAYKENDQLHQALKVARLACSIYGSMHQHLEETKFISSMVSKRNEKTRAYSVGAKYDKSSSADDSLTFDLFWAKAWTLVGDVYVEFKYCSSCSSVNCSCPGDRISRCSGASSSGGSSTNDDKPSVAKGRKQGKKSDANSMSSLLGDPAHHHKHGIYKYLGDLSLKDAYQIYSDALSCYEEAIKTLGRLPSGSTELLQDVLKKKGGAYNELGCTWLARNNLTKAEICFAQAMAAFKEVSDHINAIWVNMNLGHGRRLFAEKMSLETAVVQYWESLKCYEAAKSELYFVPRDADLRNKVYEQFANTYLMLGMRLANDITEEVLTSPSERKRREERSKKNLAEDSICMALTLFESLGESFKQQAAYAHFQLGCYYRNCSLKLLEFGHKKRDSSEGVLEQYVSLAKRSWQSALEFYGPQAHPHMYLTILMERSDLLLRLSGPAMEESSLSYMREALSYMLEGQNVSDEGSENFRIQNPDFRIKFWRQLQEILKNFLARTISYSGKESEDALKLTELYRKSLKFTDKTRLSALHDMYAS, from the exons ATGCTTAATTCTGACGAAGAGCTTGATTTGACATCTGAATCTCCTCCTCTAGCATCCAAAGTTGCAGCTATTTTTGCTGAGGAAGATTCCTTGGAATTTGTTAGTAGTATGTCTGAATCAGCTGCCCATGAAGAGGTCTCCTCTTCAATTTCAGGTGACAAACCTTATGAAGATTTACAAAGATTTCAAGATTTAGCATTAGAAGTTTGTGTGAAGATGACTTCAGAGGAAAATTTTTCTGCTTATCAAAAATCCATAGCAGCGGTTGACAAGGAATTAAGGGATCCAGGAGGAGCCGCATCAAGTTCTAGTGGCGATGAAAACTTTGCATCTCCAGCACCAATTCAAACAGTTGCTGATCTCATTTTGTCTAAGATAGCTGAGGTACATCGTGTCTCTCAGGATATCAAGTCTCTTAGATCAATGCCCAAGTTGCCTTCATCTACTAATTCCTCTGTTTGTGCTTGTGGTGATGATGACTGTATTGAAGCTTGGGACATTCAGGAATGGCTTCGAACATCAAAATCGGAGTGTAAGATGTGTAAACTTGGTTGTTTGCTTGGAGAATCTGGTTTGGCACTCAGTCAAGCTTATAAGGAGAATGACCAGTTACATCAGGCTTTGAAGGTTGCAAGATTGGCATGTTCTATTTACGGATCAATGCATCAGCATCTTGAAGAGACAAAGTTCATTTCCTCAATGGTCagcaaaagaaatgaaaagacaaGAGCATACAGTGTTGGTGCGAAATATGATAAATCCAGCTCTGCTGATGATTCTCTTACTTTTGACCTTTTCTGGGCCAAGGCATGGACACTAGTTGGAGATGTATATGTTGAGTTCAAGTATTGTAGTTCATGTTCCTCTGTAAATTGCAGCTGCCCAGGTGACAGGATAAGCAGGTGTAGTGGTGCAAGTAGTAGTGGTGGAAGCAGTACAAATGATGATAAGCCCTCTGTAGCTAAGGGCAGAAAACAAGGAAAGAAATCAGATGCGAACAGCATGTCCTCACTCTTGGGAGACCCTGCTCATCACCATAAGCATGGGATATATAAGTACCTTGGGGATCTTTCTCTTAAAGATGCATATCAGATTTATTCAGATGCCCTAAGCTGTTATGAAGAAGCTATAAAGACATTGGGGCGACTTCCATCTGGTTCAACAGAATTATTACAAGATGTGCTCAAGAAGAAAGGGGGTGCTTACAACGAACTGGGTTGTACATGGCTTGCAAGAAACAATTTGACTAAAGCTGAAATTTGTTTTGCACAAGCTATGGCAGCATTCAAGGAAGTTTCTGATCACATCAACGCTATATGGGTTAACATGAATTTGGGCCATGGCAGACGATTATTTGCTGAAAAGATGTCATTGGAGACTGCCGTAGTACAATATTGGGAATCACTTAAATGTTACGAAGCAGCAAAGTCGGAACTTTATTTTGTGCCCAGAGATGCTGACTTGAGGAATAAGGTGTATGAACAATTTGCTAACACATATCTAATGCTTGGCATGAGATTGGCTAATGATATAACAGAAGAAGTTTTAACCAGTCCtagtgaaagaaaaagaagggaagAACGAAGCAAAAAGAATTTAGCCGAGGATTCTATATGTATGGCGTTGACATTGTTTGAATCGTTAGGTGAATCCTTCAAGCAGCAGGCTGCCTATGCTCATTTTCAGCTGGGTTGCTACTATAGGAATTGCTCTTTGAAGCTTCTGGAGTTCGGCCATAAGAAACGGGACTCATCTGAAGGTGTTTTAGAGCAATATGTTTCCTTGGCCAAGAGAAGCTGGCAGAGTGCCTTGGAGTTTTATGGCCCACAAGCACATCCCCACATGTATCTGACCATACTCATGGAGAGGTCAGATCTTTTATTACGCCTTTCAGGCCCTGCA aTGGAGGAATCATCTCTCTCCTACATGCGCGAAGCTCTCTCATACATGCTTGAAGGACAAAATGTATCAGATGAAGGTTCAGAGAATTTTAGAATCCAGAATCCTGATTTTCGTATCAAATTCTGGAGACAATTGCAAGAGATTTTGAAGAACTTCCTGGCCAGGACAATTTCATACAGTGGAAAGGAGTCTGAAGATGCCTTGAAGCTGACTGAGCTTTACAGAAAGTCGTTGAAGTTCACAGATAAGACTCGTTTGAGTGCATTGCATGACATGTATGCATCTTAG